From Pseudomonas sp. StFLB209, a single genomic window includes:
- the ampD gene encoding 1,6-anhydro-N-acetylmuramyl-L-alanine amidase AmpD — protein MQLDSASGWCRGINHCPSPNFNARPAGEISLLVIHNISLPPACFKTGHVQALFQNRLDPGAHPYFEGIAELRVSAHFLIERDGEVSQFVSCLERAWHAGVSSFEGREGCNDFSIGIELEGTDDQPFTDLQYTALVELTRQLRQAWPGITVERICGHSDIAPQRKTDPGPCFDWERFRQAVQQVCGGNE, from the coding sequence ATGCAACTGGACTCCGCAAGCGGTTGGTGTCGCGGGATCAACCACTGCCCGTCGCCCAACTTCAATGCGCGGCCCGCAGGCGAAATCTCGCTGCTGGTAATCCACAATATCAGCCTGCCGCCCGCCTGTTTCAAGACCGGCCATGTCCAGGCCTTGTTCCAGAACCGTCTGGACCCAGGCGCGCATCCGTATTTCGAAGGCATTGCCGAACTGCGTGTTTCAGCGCACTTTCTCATCGAGCGTGATGGTGAAGTCAGCCAGTTCGTGTCTTGTCTGGAGCGTGCCTGGCACGCCGGAGTGTCAAGCTTCGAGGGGCGTGAGGGCTGTAATGACTTTTCCATCGGCATCGAGCTGGAAGGCACCGACGATCAGCCTTTCACCGATCTGCAATATACGGCGCTGGTCGAGCTGACCCGGCAACTGCGCCAGGCCTGGCCGGGCATCACCGTCGAGCGTATCTGCGGGCATAGTGATATCGCCCCGCAGCGCAAGACCGATCCGGGGCCGTGCTTCGACTGGGAGCGTTTTCGACAGGCTGTGCAGCAGGTGTGTGGGGGTAACGAATGA
- the ampE gene encoding regulatory signaling modulator protein AmpE has protein sequence MSFLVLLLAIVIEKFSALRRQVQRDDAWLKQLARLEAAPRTARQPWLVLALVVLLPVLVLHLAMLIIGSVAYGWMLLPVHLLVLIYSLGRGDVLAALGPFRDACRRGDVQAAVHVAERDLHVQADNEQQLIFGVQAQLLWQAYQGFFAVIFWYALLGPVAALAYRLLALSAEKASSKPVAERAGQLCHAFDWIPVRLLAASFALVGNFAAVSRELLQELLNWNISAARLVARIGCVASEVPAPTVGISAVNSLDLIWELLVRSAVVWYAGFALWTLLF, from the coding sequence ATGAGTTTTCTGGTGTTGTTGCTGGCAATTGTGATCGAAAAATTTTCTGCTCTGCGCCGACAGGTCCAGCGTGACGATGCCTGGCTCAAGCAATTGGCACGGCTCGAAGCGGCGCCGCGTACCGCGCGGCAGCCCTGGCTGGTACTGGCGCTGGTCGTATTGCTGCCGGTGCTGGTGTTGCACCTGGCCATGCTGATCATTGGTTCGGTTGCCTACGGCTGGATGCTGTTGCCGGTGCACCTGCTGGTGTTGATCTACAGCCTGGGCCGCGGTGATGTGCTCGCCGCATTGGGGCCGTTTCGTGATGCATGCCGACGCGGTGATGTGCAGGCGGCGGTGCATGTCGCCGAACGGGATCTGCACGTCCAGGCCGACAATGAACAGCAACTGATCTTCGGTGTGCAGGCGCAACTGCTGTGGCAGGCCTACCAAGGCTTTTTCGCGGTAATTTTCTGGTATGCCCTGCTCGGTCCCGTGGCTGCGCTGGCGTATCGCTTGCTGGCGCTGAGCGCCGAGAAGGCCAGCAGCAAGCCAGTGGCTGAGCGTGCCGGGCAATTGTGCCATGCCTTCGACTGGATCCCGGTACGCCTGCTGGCGGCCAGCTTCGCGCTGGTCGGCAACTTTGCCGCCGTCAGCCGGGAACTGTTGCAGGAACTGCTGAACTGGAACATCAGCGCGGCGCGTCTGGTCGCCCGCATCGGCTGTGTGGCCAGTGAAGTACCGGCGCCGACTGTCGGGATCAGTGCGGTCAACAGCCTGGATCTGATCTGGGAGTTGCTGGTGCGCTCGGCCGTTGTCTGGTACGCAGGTTTTGCCCTGTGGACGCTGCTGTTCTGA
- a CDS encoding TatD family hydrolase: MSVQLIDTHTHLDFPEFDADRAAVLRHSLSLGVQRMVVLGVYQRNWQRLWELCLANPALYAAFGLHPVYLDEHRPQHLNELGDWLTRLKGHGQLCAVGEIGLDFFLPELDRQRQQALFEAQLGLAADVDLPVLLHVRRSHAEVIATLKRYKLKRSGIVHAFAGSIEQAREYIRLGYKLGLGGAATWPQALRMHRVLPQLPLDSLVLETDAPDMAPAMHAHQRNSPQYLPDICRALAELIGISAEQLAQASTANAMQILGWASQVQTPRQ; this comes from the coding sequence CTGAGCGTGCAGTTGATCGATACCCACACCCATCTGGACTTTCCAGAGTTTGACGCCGACCGCGCGGCGGTGCTGCGCCACAGCCTGAGTCTAGGCGTGCAGCGCATGGTGGTGCTTGGGGTCTATCAACGCAATTGGCAGCGGCTGTGGGAACTGTGCCTAGCCAATCCGGCGCTGTACGCGGCCTTTGGCCTGCATCCGGTGTATCTCGACGAACACCGGCCGCAACACCTCAACGAGCTGGGCGACTGGCTGACGCGCCTCAAAGGCCATGGGCAGTTGTGCGCGGTGGGTGAAATCGGCCTGGACTTCTTTTTGCCCGAGCTTGATCGTCAGCGTCAGCAAGCGCTATTCGAAGCGCAACTGGGCCTGGCTGCGGATGTTGATCTGCCGGTGCTGCTGCACGTGCGCCGCAGCCATGCCGAAGTAATCGCCACCCTCAAGCGCTACAAACTCAAACGCAGCGGTATCGTGCACGCCTTCGCCGGCAGTATCGAACAAGCCCGGGAGTACATCAGGCTGGGTTACAAGCTGGGCCTGGGCGGCGCCGCCACCTGGCCGCAGGCGCTGCGCATGCATCGGGTGCTGCCGCAGCTACCGCTCGACAGCCTGGTGCTGGAGACCGACGCACCGGACATGGCGCCGGCCATGCATGCGCATCAGCGTAACAGCCCGCAATACCTGCCCGATATCTGCCGGGCGCTGGCAGAGCTGATAGGCATCAGCGCCGAGCAACTGGCCCAGGCCAGCACCGCCAATGCCATGCAGATACTGGGCTGGGCCAGCCAGGTTCAAACACCGCGGCAGTGA
- the cra gene encoding catabolite repressor/activator, with translation MKLSDIARLAGVSVTTASYVINGKAEQQRISPATVERVRAVVEQHDFRPNPQAAGLRSRHSRTLGFILPDLENPSYARIAKLLEQGARARGYQLLVASSDDDPLSELQLLQLFRARRCDALLVASGLPASDDSYRQLQSQGIPIIAIDREMDRELFCSVVSDDQQASQQLTQSLLKTRPQHIALIGARPELSVSRERAAGFSQALEGFSGQVIIEQGDAFSRACGQRLTEELLQRLGHLPDALVTTSYVLLQGVFDALPRHATPHLGTFGDTQLLDFLPLPVNAMAQQHQLIADKALELALSAIEQEHYQPGVHAIPRTFKQRIGEV, from the coding sequence GTGAAACTTAGTGATATCGCGCGTCTGGCAGGGGTTTCAGTCACGACCGCCAGCTATGTGATCAACGGCAAGGCTGAGCAACAACGCATCAGCCCGGCCACTGTGGAGCGAGTGCGGGCGGTGGTCGAACAACACGACTTTCGCCCCAACCCCCAGGCGGCAGGCTTGCGCAGCCGGCACAGTCGCACCCTGGGCTTCATCCTTCCGGACCTGGAAAACCCCAGCTACGCACGCATTGCCAAGCTGCTGGAACAAGGTGCCCGCGCCCGTGGCTACCAGTTACTGGTCGCCAGCTCCGACGATGACCCGCTCAGTGAGCTGCAATTGCTGCAATTGTTCCGCGCCCGCCGCTGCGACGCGCTGCTGGTCGCCAGCGGCTTGCCGGCCAGTGATGATAGCTACCGCCAGTTGCAAAGCCAGGGCATACCGATCATTGCCATCGACCGCGAGATGGACCGTGAGCTGTTCTGCTCAGTGGTCAGCGATGACCAGCAAGCCAGCCAGCAACTGACCCAAAGCCTGCTCAAGACCCGCCCGCAGCACATCGCCCTGATCGGCGCACGCCCGGAACTGAGCGTCAGCCGCGAACGGGCGGCCGGTTTCAGTCAGGCGCTGGAAGGCTTCAGCGGCCAGGTCATCATTGAACAGGGTGATGCGTTTAGCCGCGCCTGCGGACAACGCCTGACCGAGGAACTGCTGCAACGCCTCGGACACCTGCCTGACGCGCTGGTGACCACCTCCTACGTGCTGTTGCAAGGGGTATTTGATGCCCTGCCGCGCCATGCGACACCGCATCTGGGCACCTTTGGCGACACCCAGTTGCTGGATTTCCTGCCGCTGCCGGTCAACGCCATGGCTCAGCAACACCAGTTGATCGCCGACAAGGCGCTGGAACTGGCCCTGAGCGCCATCGAGCAGGAACACTACCAGCCCGGCGTACACGCCATACCGCGCACGTTCAAGCAGCGGATTGGCGAGGTCTGA
- the ptsP gene encoding phosphoenolpyruvate--protein phosphotransferase, whose product MLELALEQISMAQVAADKSAALQLLADHLVADGLVAPGYLQGLQDREQQGSTFLGQGIAIPHGTPQTRDQVHTTGVRLMQFPEGVDWGDGQIVYLAIGIAATSDEHLRLLQLLTRALGEDDLGPSLCAARTPEDLLKLLQGAPQELALDAQMISLGLSVEDFEELVWRGARLLRKADCVNNGFAAILQQVEALPLGDGLWWLHSEQTVKRPGLAFVTPDKPLRYLGQPLTGLFCLASLGEAHQALLERLCALLIEGRGQELGQATNSRTVLQALGGQVPPEWPAAQIVLANAHGLHARPAKALAQLAKGFDGEIRVRVLESAETAVSAKSLSKLLSLGARRGQTLEFVAEPSIASDALPALLAAVEQGLGEQVEPLAAVPAAAPVLQAATPLSVAAPSAGAVIAAVAASPGIALGPAHVQVTPTFDYPQQGQSPAAERERLHNALAQVRDELGQLIQRSQAKAISEIFVTHQEMLDDPELSAEVLRCLDSGASAAAAWDGVIESAASRQEALNDALLAERAADLRDVGRRVLGHLCGVRQVAEPQQPYVLVIDEVGPSDVARLDPQRVAGILTARGGATAHSAIVARALGITALVGAGEQVLLIEPGTPLLLDAQRGRLTVAPDQAVVQRALDERDAREQRLKAAFAARFEPAQTRDGHRVEVCANIGDSSGTPAAVEQGAEGIGLLRTELLFMAHDQAPDEATQELEYRRVLDDLGGRALVVRTLDVGGDKPLPYWPIDKEENPFLGVRGIRLTLQRPQIMEAQLRALLRAADNRALRIMFPMVGSVEEWRQGRDMVERLRREIPVSDLQVGIMVEVPSAALLAPVLAQEVDFFSVGTNDLTQYALAIDRGHPTLSAQADGLHPAVLQLIDMTVKAAHAQGKWVGVCGELAADPLAVPVLVGLGVDELSVAARSIAEVKACVRELSLSSAQALAREALKASSATHVRTLVEAL is encoded by the coding sequence ATGCTCGAACTCGCTCTGGAGCAGATTTCCATGGCCCAGGTGGCAGCGGACAAATCCGCAGCCCTGCAACTGTTGGCCGATCATCTGGTGGCTGACGGTCTGGTTGCCCCTGGGTATCTTCAAGGCTTGCAAGATCGCGAGCAACAGGGCTCGACCTTTCTGGGGCAGGGTATTGCCATCCCTCACGGCACCCCGCAGACCCGTGATCAGGTGCACACCACCGGGGTGCGTCTGATGCAGTTTCCCGAGGGGGTGGACTGGGGCGATGGGCAGATCGTCTATCTGGCGATCGGTATCGCGGCCACCTCCGATGAGCACCTGCGCCTGCTGCAATTATTGACCCGGGCGCTGGGCGAAGATGATCTGGGACCGTCATTGTGTGCCGCCAGAACGCCAGAGGATCTGCTCAAGCTATTGCAAGGCGCCCCGCAGGAACTGGCCCTGGATGCGCAGATGATCAGCCTGGGCCTGTCGGTGGAGGATTTCGAAGAGCTGGTCTGGCGGGGCGCGCGGTTATTGCGCAAGGCCGATTGTGTCAATAACGGTTTTGCCGCAATCCTGCAGCAGGTCGAAGCCCTGCCACTGGGTGACGGCCTGTGGTGGTTGCACAGTGAGCAGACCGTCAAGCGTCCGGGGCTGGCGTTTGTAACCCCGGACAAGCCTCTGCGCTACCTGGGCCAGCCGTTGACTGGCTTGTTCTGTCTGGCCAGCCTGGGCGAGGCGCACCAGGCGCTGCTTGAGCGTCTATGTGCCTTGCTGATTGAGGGCCGTGGCCAGGAACTGGGCCAGGCCACCAATAGCCGCACGGTGTTGCAGGCGCTGGGGGGGCAGGTGCCGCCCGAGTGGCCTGCTGCACAGATCGTTCTGGCCAACGCCCACGGTCTGCATGCCCGGCCAGCCAAAGCGTTGGCGCAACTGGCCAAGGGCTTTGATGGCGAGATTCGCGTGCGGGTACTGGAAAGTGCCGAAACCGCGGTGTCGGCGAAGAGCCTCAGCAAGCTGCTGAGCCTGGGGGCCCGCCGTGGCCAGACCCTGGAGTTCGTGGCTGAGCCGAGTATTGCCAGCGATGCCTTACCGGCGTTGCTGGCGGCTGTGGAGCAGGGCTTGGGCGAGCAGGTCGAGCCGCTGGCTGCCGTACCTGCAGCTGCGCCCGTGTTGCAGGCGGCTACGCCTCTTAGCGTAGCGGCGCCGTCGGCCGGTGCCGTGATCGCTGCGGTGGCGGCGTCACCGGGCATTGCCTTGGGGCCGGCCCATGTGCAGGTAACGCCGACCTTCGACTACCCGCAGCAAGGCCAATCGCCGGCTGCCGAGCGCGAGCGTCTGCACAACGCCCTGGCTCAGGTGCGCGACGAGCTCGGCCAACTGATTCAGCGCAGCCAGGCCAAGGCGATCAGCGAGATTTTTGTTACCCATCAGGAAATGCTCGACGACCCGGAACTGAGCGCCGAGGTATTGCGATGCCTGGACAGCGGTGCCAGCGCCGCCGCCGCCTGGGATGGCGTTATCGAGTCGGCGGCCTCGCGCCAGGAAGCACTCAATGACGCCCTGCTCGCCGAGCGGGCTGCTGACCTGCGCGACGTCGGTCGGCGGGTGCTTGGCCATCTGTGCGGTGTGCGGCAGGTCGCCGAACCGCAGCAACCTTATGTGCTGGTGATTGATGAGGTTGGCCCGTCCGATGTGGCGCGCCTCGACCCGCAACGGGTAGCCGGCATTCTTACCGCACGCGGTGGCGCCACGGCGCATAGCGCGATTGTCGCTCGTGCGCTGGGCATTACCGCGCTGGTGGGCGCCGGTGAGCAGGTGCTGTTGATCGAGCCGGGCACGCCGTTGCTGCTCGATGCGCAACGTGGCCGCCTGACCGTGGCACCGGATCAGGCTGTGGTGCAGCGCGCCCTTGATGAGCGTGACGCCCGCGAGCAGCGCCTCAAGGCTGCCTTCGCTGCACGCTTTGAGCCGGCCCAGACCCGCGACGGTCATCGGGTTGAGGTCTGTGCGAACATCGGCGACAGCAGCGGCACACCGGCAGCCGTGGAGCAGGGTGCTGAGGGTATTGGCCTGTTGCGTACCGAGCTGTTGTTCATGGCTCATGACCAGGCGCCGGACGAAGCGACCCAAGAACTCGAATACCGGCGGGTGCTGGATGATCTGGGCGGCCGTGCGCTGGTGGTGCGCACGCTGGATGTTGGCGGCGACAAACCGCTGCCGTACTGGCCCATCGACAAGGAAGAGAACCCGTTCCTCGGCGTGCGCGGCATCCGTTTGACCTTGCAGCGCCCGCAGATCATGGAGGCGCAATTGCGTGCCCTGCTGCGCGCTGCCGATAACCGTGCGCTGCGGATCATGTTCCCGATGGTCGGCAGTGTCGAAGAATGGCGTCAGGGCCGCGACATGGTTGAGCGCCTGCGCCGCGAGATTCCGGTCAGCGATCTGCAAGTGGGCATCATGGTCGAGGTGCCATCTGCCGCCCTGCTGGCCCCGGTACTGGCCCAGGAGGTGGACTTCTTCAGCGTAGGCACTAATGACCTGACCCAGTACGCGCTGGCCATCGACCGGGGTCACCCGACGTTGTCAGCCCAGGCCGACGGCCTGCACCCGGCGGTCCTGCAATTGATCGACATGACCGTCAAGGCGGCGCATGCCCAAGGCAAGTGGGTCGGCGTGTGTGGCGAGCTGGCCGCCGATCCGCTGGCCGTGCCGGTGCTGGTCGGTCTTGGGGTGGATGAGCTGAGCGTTGCGGCGCGCAGCATTGCCGAGGTCAAGGCCTGCGTGCGCGAACTCAGCCTGTCGAGCGCTCAGGCACTGGCCCGGGAGGCGCTGAAAGCCAGCAGCGCCACACACGTGCGTACACTGGTGGAGGCTCTCTGA
- the pfkB gene encoding 1-phosphofructokinase, with product MARILTVTLNPALDLTVQLGQLRIGEVNRSEAMHTHAAGKGLNVAQVLADLGHQLTVSGFLGLDNPQAFDRLFEQRGFVDAFVRVPGETRSNLKLAEADGRITDINGPGLEVGSEAQHALFERIERIARQFDAVVVAGSLPRGVTPQWLQRLLGMLNKQGVKVALDTSGEALRAGLQAAPWLIKPNTEELAQVLAVPLDSVAAQTAAARELQRHGIEHVVISQGGEGLCWFRAGAALHARPPKVRVASTVGAGDSLLAGLLHGLLNGHEPQQALRTATAVAALAVTQIGFGISDAAQLESLASGVTVRSLSEE from the coding sequence ATGGCGCGGATTCTGACCGTTACTCTCAATCCGGCACTGGACCTGACCGTCCAGCTGGGGCAACTGCGTATCGGCGAGGTCAATCGCAGCGAGGCGATGCACACCCATGCGGCGGGCAAAGGGCTCAACGTCGCCCAGGTGTTGGCTGATCTGGGCCATCAGCTGACCGTGTCGGGGTTTCTTGGCCTGGATAACCCTCAGGCGTTTGATCGATTGTTCGAGCAACGCGGCTTTGTCGATGCGTTTGTCCGGGTGCCGGGCGAGACGCGCAGCAATCTCAAGCTGGCCGAAGCCGATGGGCGAATCACCGATATCAACGGGCCGGGTCTTGAGGTCGGTAGCGAGGCGCAGCATGCGCTGTTTGAGCGTATCGAGCGGATCGCCAGACAGTTCGACGCGGTGGTGGTGGCCGGCAGCCTGCCGCGCGGCGTAACGCCACAGTGGTTGCAACGCTTGCTGGGCATGCTCAACAAGCAGGGTGTCAAAGTGGCCCTCGACACCAGTGGCGAGGCGCTGCGCGCCGGTCTGCAAGCTGCGCCGTGGCTGATCAAGCCCAACACCGAAGAGCTGGCCCAGGTGCTTGCTGTGCCGCTTGACTCCGTTGCCGCGCAGACGGCGGCGGCCCGCGAGCTGCAGCGCCACGGTATCGAGCATGTGGTGATTTCCCAGGGTGGCGAGGGGCTGTGCTGGTTCCGCGCTGGCGCAGCGCTGCATGCGCGACCGCCCAAGGTTCGTGTGGCCAGTACGGTGGGGGCCGGTGACTCATTGCTGGCGGGGCTGTTACACGGCCTGCTAAATGGCCATGAGCCGCAACAGGCGCTGCGCACCGCCACGGCAGTCGCGGCGTTGGCGGTGACCCAGATCGGGTTCGGCATCAGCGATGCCGCACAACTTGAATCGTTGGCGAGCGGCGTGACCGTGCGCAGCCTGAGCGAAGAATAA
- a CDS encoding PTS fructose-like transporter subunit IIB codes for MKLAIVTACPNGKISSVLSARLLDAAAQRLGWSTCVEVVDPHKPQRCLSAQDIEQADLVVAVYTGPLDLSRFAGKRLYQAAPAQALQDAEGFLKGAAAQAQPFQPASSPAAAVQSAAQGARIVAITACPTGVAHTFMAAEALQQAAKRLNHELQVETQGSVGARTPLSAEAIEQADVVLLATDIEVATERFAGKRIYRCGTGIALKQPEAILGKALSEAVVETHGKASAAATKSEGNGVYKHLLTGVSFMLPMVVAGGLLIALSFVFGIEAFKEQGTLAAALMQIGGEAAFKLMVPLLAGYIAWSIADRPGLAPGMIGGLLASTLGAGFIGGIVAGFLAGYSAQLINRYARLPASVEALKPILIIPLLASLFTGLMMIYVVGRPVAGMLSALTQFLETMGTANAILLGVVLGAMMCVDLGGPINKASYAFSVGLLASQSYAPMAAAMAAGMVPPIGMGIASLLARRKFAQSEREAGKASFVLGLCFISEGAIPFAAKDPLRVIPASIAGGALTGALSMYFGCKLMAPHGGLFVMLIPNAINHALLYLLAIVAGSLLTGVLYAMLKRPDVVELRVAPQS; via the coding sequence ATGAAATTAGCCATAGTCACGGCCTGCCCCAACGGCAAGATCAGCAGCGTACTCAGCGCCCGCTTGCTGGACGCGGCAGCCCAGCGCCTGGGTTGGTCGACCTGCGTCGAGGTGGTCGACCCGCACAAGCCGCAGCGTTGTCTGTCGGCGCAAGACATCGAGCAGGCCGATCTGGTGGTTGCCGTGTACACCGGCCCTCTGGATCTGAGCCGGTTTGCCGGCAAACGCTTATACCAGGCTGCGCCCGCTCAGGCGTTGCAGGATGCCGAAGGGTTTCTCAAGGGCGCCGCCGCGCAGGCACAACCTTTCCAGCCGGCGAGCAGCCCGGCGGCGGCCGTGCAGTCAGCCGCGCAGGGCGCGCGTATTGTGGCCATCACCGCCTGCCCGACCGGCGTGGCGCACACCTTCATGGCCGCCGAGGCCTTGCAACAGGCTGCCAAACGCCTGAACCACGAGCTGCAAGTGGAAACCCAGGGGTCGGTCGGTGCCCGTACCCCATTGAGCGCCGAGGCCATTGAGCAGGCCGATGTGGTGCTGCTGGCCACCGATATTGAAGTGGCCACCGAGCGCTTCGCCGGCAAGCGGATCTACCGCTGCGGTACCGGTATCGCCCTGAAGCAACCTGAAGCGATCCTCGGCAAAGCATTGAGCGAGGCAGTGGTCGAAACCCACGGTAAAGCCAGCGCGGCAGCGACCAAGAGCGAGGGCAATGGCGTCTATAAACACCTGCTGACGGGTGTGTCGTTCATGCTGCCGATGGTGGTGGCCGGCGGCTTGTTGATTGCCTTGTCGTTTGTGTTCGGCATCGAAGCGTTCAAGGAGCAGGGCACTCTGGCGGCGGCCCTGATGCAGATTGGCGGTGAGGCGGCGTTCAAACTGATGGTGCCGCTGCTGGCCGGTTACATCGCCTGGTCCATCGCCGACCGGCCGGGGCTGGCGCCGGGGATGATCGGCGGCTTGCTGGCCAGTACCCTCGGTGCGGGCTTCATTGGCGGGATCGTCGCCGGTTTTCTGGCCGGCTACAGCGCGCAGCTGATCAACCGTTATGCGCGTTTGCCGGCCAGCGTCGAAGCACTCAAACCGATTCTGATCATTCCGCTGCTGGCCAGCCTGTTTACCGGGCTGATGATGATCTACGTGGTGGGGCGGCCGGTGGCAGGGATGCTCAGTGCCTTGACCCAGTTTCTGGAAACCATGGGCACCGCCAACGCCATTTTGCTCGGTGTGGTGCTTGGCGCGATGATGTGCGTCGATCTGGGCGGGCCGATCAACAAGGCGTCTTATGCGTTCTCGGTCGGCTTGCTGGCATCGCAGAGCTACGCGCCCATGGCGGCGGCGATGGCGGCCGGTATGGTACCGCCGATCGGCATGGGCATCGCCAGCCTGCTTGCGCGGCGCAAGTTTGCCCAGAGTGAACGAGAGGCCGGCAAGGCGTCTTTCGTGCTGGGCCTGTGTTTCATTTCCGAGGGCGCGATCCCGTTTGCCGCCAAAGACCCGTTGCGGGTCATTCCGGCAAGCATCGCCGGGGGCGCACTGACCGGCGCCCTGTCGATGTATTTTGGCTGCAAGCTGATGGCGCCGCATGGCGGCCTGTTCGTGATGCTGATCCCCAACGCGATCAACCATGCCTTGCTGTACCTGCTGGCCATCGTTGCCGGCAGCCTGCTGACCGGTGTGCTCTACGCCATGCTTAAACGCCCGGATGTGGTCGAGTTGCGAGTGGCGCCGCAGAGCTGA
- a CDS encoding AEC family transporter has protein sequence MLAIFLETLNVTAPVFAMLFMGVFLKRIGAINDGFIVTASSLVFNVTMPALLFMGIVHADLSTALQPDLLIFFTLSTLLSFALLWGWAIWRIPFEDRGVYVQGAFRGNNGVVGLALAASMYGSHGISVGAILAAMVILYYNALSTMILAVYSPVIKSDPWSVIKSVLSNPLIISVIVASPFAYYGVRLPTWFETSANYLAQMTLPLALICIGGTLSLASLRKSGKMAVGASLMKMVWLPLICTLAAWAYGFRGAELGILFLYFASPTAASSYIMARSANGNYELAAAIIVLTTLAAAVTTNIGIFLLQWGGWI, from the coding sequence ATGCTGGCAATTTTTCTTGAAACACTCAATGTCACCGCCCCGGTGTTTGCGATGCTGTTCATGGGCGTGTTTCTCAAGCGTATCGGCGCCATTAATGACGGCTTCATCGTTACCGCTTCGTCGCTGGTGTTCAATGTCACCATGCCGGCGTTGCTGTTCATGGGCATTGTCCATGCTGATCTGAGCACCGCCCTGCAGCCTGACCTGCTGATCTTTTTCACGCTCTCGACCCTGTTGAGCTTCGCCCTGCTGTGGGGCTGGGCGATCTGGCGCATTCCGTTCGAAGACCGCGGCGTCTACGTGCAAGGCGCATTCCGTGGCAATAACGGCGTGGTCGGCCTGGCGCTGGCGGCGAGCATGTACGGTAGCCATGGCATCTCGGTCGGGGCGATCCTCGCGGCGATGGTCATCCTCTATTACAACGCGCTGTCGACCATGATCCTGGCGGTGTATAGCCCGGTGATCAAATCCGACCCGTGGAGCGTGATCAAGAGCGTGTTGTCCAACCCGCTGATCATCAGCGTAATCGTCGCTTCGCCGTTCGCCTACTACGGTGTGCGCCTGCCGACCTGGTTCGAAACCTCGGCCAACTATCTGGCGCAGATGACCCTGCCGCTGGCGCTGATCTGTATCGGTGGCACCCTGTCGCTGGCCTCGCTGCGCAAGAGCGGCAAAATGGCGGTTGGCGCGAGCCTGATGAAAATGGTCTGGCTGCCGCTGATCTGTACCCTGGCGGCCTGGGCTTATGGTTTCCGGGGCGCAGAGCTGGGCATTCTGTTCCTGTACTTCGCCAGCCCGACCGCAGCGTCGAGCTACATCATGGCCCGCTCGGCCAATGGCAACTACGAGTTGGCGGCAGCGATCATTGTGCTGACCACCCTGGCGGCCGCAGTGACCACCAACATCGGAATCTTCCTGTTGCAGTGGGGTGGCTGGATCTAG
- a CDS encoding calcium/sodium antiporter yields the protein MASGLLLLLIGAGLSVRAAVGLAALLQVRALIIGLTVVALGSSAPQLSVGLQAALTASPDIAVGSVVGGHIFNMLVTLGLCALIIPLRVPLQVVRIDIPLLIGACVLLFVLARNGEISTLDGVILLLGLAACLLIILRQASHGARHGHYQSTEQLSRRPQAAKHLLMLAAGLTALVSGGHMLVEATVVIAIHLGLSERIIGLTLMAVATSIPALLTSLIAALRGERDIAVGNVIGSSLFNLLGVLGLTTLVAPQPLSVSPNSLVYDLPIMLGVTVLCLPLLHSGLRIDRLKGLLLLALYALYGLDIIGFSTGSLQAERLESLMLRFVLPTLTALVLLGMLRSWWRQHR from the coding sequence TTGGCCAGCGGCCTGCTGTTGCTATTGATCGGTGCCGGTTTGTCGGTACGCGCCGCTGTCGGCCTGGCCGCCCTGTTACAGGTGCGTGCGCTGATCATCGGCCTGACCGTCGTGGCCCTGGGCAGCAGCGCACCACAGCTGTCGGTGGGCTTGCAGGCGGCCTTGACGGCAAGCCCGGATATCGCGGTGGGCAGCGTGGTCGGCGGGCATATCTTCAATATGCTGGTCACGCTGGGATTGTGTGCACTGATCATCCCCTTGCGTGTGCCATTGCAGGTGGTGCGTATCGATATACCCTTGCTGATTGGCGCCTGCGTGCTGCTGTTCGTACTGGCACGCAACGGTGAAATCAGTACGCTGGACGGCGTGATACTGCTGCTGGGCCTTGCCGCCTGCCTGTTGATCATCCTGCGTCAGGCCAGCCACGGCGCACGACACGGGCATTACCAGAGCACCGAACAGTTGAGCCGTCGGCCACAGGCAGCCAAGCACTTGCTGATGCTGGCCGCCGGCCTGACGGCGCTGGTCAGCGGTGGCCATATGCTGGTCGAGGCGACCGTGGTGATCGCCATTCACCTGGGCCTGTCAGAGCGCATCATCGGTTTGACCCTGATGGCGGTCGCCACCTCGATCCCGGCGCTGCTCACCTCGTTGATCGCAGCCCTGCGCGGCGAACGCGACATCGCCGTAGGCAACGTGATCGGCAGCAGCCTGTTCAACCTGCTCGGCGTATTGGGCCTGACCACGCTGGTCGCTCCACAGCCGCTGTCAGTCTCGCCCAACTCACTGGTCTACGACCTGCCGATCATGCTCGGTGTGACGGTACTGTGCCTGCCGCTGTTGCATTCCGGGCTGCGTATAGACCGCCTCAAAGGCCTGCTGCTGCTGGCGCTCTACGCGCTGTACGGGCTGGACATCATCGGCTTCAGCACCGGCTCGCTGCAGGCCGAACGCCTGGAAAGCCTGATGCTACGCTTCGTGCTGCCGACACTGACCGCTCTGGTCTTGCTCGGCATGCTGCGCAGTTGGTGGCGCCAACACCGATAG